Proteins from a genomic interval of Tautonia rosea:
- a CDS encoding Uma2 family endonuclease — protein sequence MPKMLLSRDQFRRLIRRRKESGAYRWDEVWDGVYVVSPDPDIQHQWLAGYLLHTLIAAVGHIDGIKLFPSINISDRPDRWRKNCRCPDAAVFLPGNPAEDRGAYWLGGPDFLIEILSPGDRARRKLPFFAKVGVREALIIDRNPWRLELHRRLDDQFLLVGTSSPSDPEPIASKVLPLSFRLVSGDPRPTIEVVRQDGARWFV from the coding sequence ATGCCGAAGATGCTTCTTTCTCGGGATCAGTTTCGACGACTCATCCGCAGGCGAAAAGAGTCCGGCGCCTACCGCTGGGATGAAGTCTGGGATGGAGTCTACGTCGTGTCTCCCGATCCGGACATCCAGCATCAGTGGCTTGCAGGTTATTTGCTTCATACGCTAATCGCGGCTGTCGGTCACATCGACGGGATCAAGCTTTTTCCCTCGATCAACATCTCCGACCGCCCCGACCGCTGGCGGAAGAACTGCCGCTGCCCCGACGCCGCCGTCTTCCTGCCCGGCAACCCGGCCGAAGATCGCGGCGCCTACTGGCTGGGAGGCCCCGACTTCCTGATCGAGATCCTCAGCCCCGGCGACCGAGCCCGCCGCAAGCTCCCCTTTTTCGCCAAGGTCGGAGTCAGAGAAGCCCTGATCATCGATCGCAACCCCTGGCGGCTCGAACTCCATCGCCGCCTTGACGATCAGTTCCTTCTCGTCGGAACTTCGAGCCCCAGCGATCCGGAGCCGATCGCCAGCAAAGTCCTTCCGCTCAGCTTCCGCCTCGTCTCAGGCGATCCGCGACCGACCATCGAAGTCGTTCGTCAGGACGGCGCCCGATGGTTCGTCTAA
- a CDS encoding DUF1501 domain-containing protein — protein MTPPLRTIGRRGFLTVGACGFGLTLTDLFRIQARAEQKDYAPIEAKADSVIHIFLPGGLAHQESFDPKPYAPIEYRGEMNSIETTLPGERFSETLPQTSQIANKLTIIRSMTHGEAAHERGTHNMFTGYRPSPALQYPSMGSVISHEYGPRNNLPPYVCVPNMPNEYAGTGYLSSAFSPFALGSDPANKGFRVQDLDLPGGVDESRFATRRSALDAVNDYFRKRESSDELTAMDSFYDRAYSLISSPDARAAFDINAEPEEVRNAYGMNQAGQRMLMARRLVAAGVRMVTLTYGGWDMHNQVTRSMKRLMPAFDQAFAALINDLDRTGLLDRTLVMVSSEFGRTPKINRTAGRDHWPKVFSVALAGGGIKRGYIHGASNATASDPDRDPVGPEDLAKTVYNQLGIVADKELMAPGDRPIEIVDGGRVVDELLA, from the coding sequence ATGACCCCTCCGCTCCGCACGATCGGTCGCCGTGGGTTTCTGACGGTTGGTGCCTGCGGCTTTGGCCTGACACTGACCGATCTGTTTCGCATTCAGGCACGGGCCGAGCAAAAGGATTACGCTCCGATCGAGGCCAAGGCTGATTCGGTCATCCACATCTTCCTGCCGGGGGGCCTCGCGCATCAGGAGTCATTCGACCCGAAGCCCTATGCTCCGATCGAGTATCGGGGTGAGATGAACTCGATCGAAACGACTCTTCCCGGCGAGCGATTCAGCGAAACGCTCCCGCAGACCAGCCAGATCGCCAACAAGCTCACCATCATTCGTTCGATGACCCACGGCGAGGCCGCCCACGAACGCGGAACGCACAACATGTTCACCGGGTACCGGCCCAGTCCGGCCTTGCAGTACCCAAGCATGGGCAGCGTCATCTCTCACGAGTACGGCCCCCGCAATAATCTGCCACCGTACGTTTGCGTGCCGAACATGCCGAACGAGTACGCCGGCACCGGCTACCTCAGCTCGGCCTTCTCGCCGTTTGCACTCGGCAGCGACCCGGCCAACAAGGGGTTCCGCGTTCAGGATCTTGATCTTCCCGGTGGGGTCGATGAGTCCCGCTTCGCCACCCGACGCTCTGCGCTCGACGCCGTCAACGACTACTTCCGCAAACGCGAGTCATCCGACGAGTTGACCGCGATGGACTCGTTCTACGATCGCGCCTACAGCCTGATTAGCTCCCCCGACGCCCGCGCCGCCTTCGATATCAACGCCGAGCCCGAAGAAGTCCGCAACGCCTACGGCATGAACCAGGCCGGACAACGGATGCTCATGGCTCGCCGCCTGGTCGCCGCCGGGGTCCGTATGGTCACCCTGACCTACGGCGGTTGGGACATGCACAATCAGGTCACCCGCAGCATGAAGCGCCTCATGCCCGCCTTTGACCAGGCGTTCGCGGCCCTGATCAACGATCTCGATCGCACCGGCCTGCTCGACCGTACTCTGGTCATGGTCTCCAGCGAATTCGGCCGCACGCCGAAGATCAACCGGACCGCCGGCCGCGACCACTGGCCGAAGGTCTTCAGTGTGGCCCTGGCCGGTGGCGGGATCAAACGAGGTTACATCCACGGCGCAAGCAACGCGACCGCCAGCGATCCCGACCGCGACCCAGTCGGCCCCGAAGACCTGGCCAAGACCGTCTACAACCAGCTTGGCATCGTCGCCGACAAGGAACTGATGGCCCCCGGCGATCGACCGATCGAGATCGTCGATGGCGGCCGGGTGGTCGATGAGTTGCTCGCCTGA
- a CDS encoding M1 family metallopeptidase has protein sequence MWMQVERIGKSTGLVAIIALLLLLLGRVEASGPQQAFRPPSRAGLPPGEVDVHSWGNPHQIRVSAVKLVLNVDFETRQLSGIARLSLDRAPECPEGAALWLDSNGLEVERVQGVVGVGAPLVDLPFDLVTAEVPEAERTLFPLGNRSDGMPIHGVPLVVQVRDLLEVIVTYRTDPAASALQWLDPEQTAGGNHPFLFSQSQAIHARSWIPLQDSPGVRVRYNAQIQVKQPNLKAVMSALGNFGTSTKPPAGTETEPRFEFSMPRPIPPYLIALAVGDLEFRPLGDRSGVYAEPSLIEAAAFEFADTEAMIETTEQRFGPYRWGRYDLLVLPPSFPYGGMENPLLTFATPTILAGDRSLVSLVAHELAHSWSGNLVTNATWDDFWLNEGFTSYIERRIVEDVYGPDLATMEDVLALAGLRETLNELDERDQVLNIDLWGRDPDDNVTSVPYDKGALFLKTLEQAFGRDRFDSFLRDYFDHFAFQSITAEEFEAYLMEHLIAEEPEAAEQIDLRSWLDAPGLPPIEEPNSDRLAAVDQQVQLWLEGEVDADRMETDDWSTQEWLHFLGSLPNDLAVDRVAELDRALMLTQRENAEIACKWLELAIRTGYGEADARLDRFLTTIGRRKFLMPLYGALVDSGEIDRARVIYAMARAKYHPIAVESIDRLLGAPDDQ, from the coding sequence ATGTGGATGCAGGTGGAACGGATCGGCAAGAGTACGGGGCTGGTGGCGATTATTGCACTTCTTCTTTTGTTGCTTGGGAGGGTCGAAGCCTCAGGGCCGCAGCAAGCCTTCCGGCCACCATCGAGGGCCGGATTACCGCCGGGGGAAGTTGACGTCCATTCCTGGGGAAACCCACATCAAATTCGCGTCAGCGCTGTGAAGCTTGTGTTGAACGTCGATTTCGAGACCCGTCAGCTTTCAGGAATCGCGCGACTCTCGCTCGACCGCGCGCCTGAGTGTCCTGAAGGAGCGGCCTTGTGGCTTGATTCGAACGGGCTTGAGGTCGAGCGCGTTCAGGGGGTTGTAGGGGTCGGTGCCCCTCTGGTGGATCTACCCTTCGATCTGGTAACGGCCGAGGTGCCGGAAGCGGAACGAACCCTCTTTCCCCTAGGAAATCGCTCGGACGGGATGCCGATTCACGGGGTGCCGTTGGTGGTGCAGGTGCGGGACCTCCTCGAAGTTATTGTGACCTACCGAACCGATCCAGCGGCCTCGGCCTTACAGTGGCTCGACCCCGAGCAGACAGCCGGAGGGAATCATCCGTTTCTTTTCTCTCAAAGTCAGGCGATTCACGCGAGATCGTGGATCCCGCTCCAGGATTCCCCGGGCGTTCGCGTGCGTTACAATGCGCAGATCCAGGTTAAACAGCCGAACCTCAAGGCCGTGATGAGCGCCCTTGGCAATTTTGGCACGTCAACGAAACCGCCGGCTGGAACAGAAACGGAGCCGCGTTTCGAGTTCTCGATGCCGAGGCCGATTCCTCCCTATCTAATCGCCTTGGCGGTGGGCGACCTGGAGTTCCGTCCGCTCGGAGATCGCTCAGGAGTTTATGCCGAACCATCCTTGATTGAGGCCGCCGCCTTCGAGTTTGCCGACACCGAGGCGATGATCGAGACGACCGAGCAACGCTTCGGTCCGTATCGTTGGGGCCGATATGACCTGCTTGTCTTACCCCCAAGCTTTCCGTACGGCGGGATGGAGAACCCGCTTTTGACGTTCGCCACACCGACCATCCTTGCGGGCGATCGCTCGCTCGTCTCGTTGGTCGCGCACGAACTGGCGCATTCGTGGTCGGGAAATCTCGTGACCAACGCCACCTGGGATGACTTCTGGCTCAACGAGGGGTTCACGTCCTACATCGAGCGGCGGATCGTCGAGGACGTGTACGGGCCGGATCTCGCGACGATGGAAGACGTGCTCGCCCTGGCCGGGCTTCGGGAGACCCTCAACGAACTGGACGAACGCGATCAGGTTCTCAACATCGACCTCTGGGGCCGAGACCCGGACGACAACGTAACCTCTGTGCCGTACGACAAGGGGGCCTTGTTTCTCAAAACCCTGGAACAGGCGTTCGGGAGGGATCGCTTCGATTCGTTTCTCCGTGATTACTTCGATCACTTTGCGTTTCAGAGCATCACGGCGGAGGAGTTCGAAGCTTACCTGATGGAGCATCTTATTGCCGAGGAGCCGGAAGCGGCCGAACAGATCGACCTCCGCTCCTGGCTCGACGCTCCCGGCTTGCCACCGATCGAGGAACCGAACTCCGATCGGCTCGCCGCGGTTGATCAACAGGTGCAGTTGTGGCTTGAGGGCGAGGTCGACGCAGATCGGATGGAAACAGACGACTGGTCGACTCAGGAGTGGCTGCACTTCCTGGGCTCCTTGCCCAACGATCTGGCCGTCGATCGTGTGGCCGAACTGGACCGGGCGTTGATGCTCACGCAGCGAGAGAATGCCGAGATCGCCTGCAAGTGGCTCGAACTGGCGATTCGGACGGGCTACGGTGAGGCCGACGCGCGGCTCGATCGCTTTTTGACAACCATTGGTCGTCGCAAGTTTCTGATGCCTCTGTATGGGGCGTTGGTCGACTCAGGCGAGATCGACCGGGCTCGGGTCATCTACGCGATGGCCCGAGCGAAGTACCACCCGATCGCCGTCGAGTCGATCGACCGATTGCTCGGAGCGCCGGACGATCAGTGA
- a CDS encoding methionine synthase has translation MPDPILPATVIGSWSFPGWYEAIIADIASRPERYGPLDREEAVRDAVRVVVDDQLRAGLDRITDGEVQRVDFNLGFYDFLEGIDPLPTARLWGAPAHDQRSKYRCVAPVAAPKGLGTVEELRRFRRVTDAPTKMPVPGPFTLAGCINGGSVYPDRISVTEALVPIVNAELKALVAEGVDFLQLDEPSFACHPDSPEVFLDIVERTVEGVDAYISMHMCFGNYRARAVGWRSYRPLFPHIGSAKVNQLAMEFASREMAEIELLAELPESMDVAVGLVDVKNTWVEPAELVADRLRTVLKHVDASRVSITPDCGFSQTARHVAVGKAKAMVEGVRLVRRELGKD, from the coding sequence ATGCCTGATCCCATTCTTCCCGCAACGGTGATCGGGAGCTGGTCGTTCCCTGGCTGGTACGAGGCGATCATCGCCGACATCGCGTCGCGTCCCGAGCGTTATGGCCCGCTCGACCGCGAGGAAGCGGTCCGAGACGCAGTGCGCGTCGTCGTCGACGACCAGCTTCGCGCGGGCCTCGACCGAATCACTGATGGCGAGGTGCAACGGGTCGACTTTAACCTCGGGTTTTATGATTTCCTCGAAGGGATCGACCCCTTGCCGACGGCCCGGCTCTGGGGGGCACCAGCGCACGACCAGCGGAGCAAATACCGCTGTGTCGCGCCCGTGGCCGCCCCAAAGGGGCTTGGCACGGTTGAGGAACTTCGCCGCTTCCGACGGGTTACTGATGCCCCCACGAAGATGCCCGTGCCCGGCCCATTTACCCTGGCGGGATGCATCAATGGGGGATCGGTTTATCCCGATCGGATAAGCGTGACGGAGGCCCTTGTGCCGATCGTCAACGCCGAGCTAAAGGCCTTGGTCGCCGAGGGAGTCGATTTTCTTCAGCTTGATGAACCGAGCTTCGCCTGCCACCCGGACAGCCCGGAGGTCTTCCTCGACATTGTAGAGAGGACTGTCGAAGGGGTTGATGCGTACATCAGCATGCACATGTGCTTCGGGAACTATCGGGCAAGGGCCGTTGGCTGGCGATCCTATCGGCCGCTTTTTCCTCATATTGGTTCGGCGAAGGTCAACCAACTCGCGATGGAGTTCGCCAGTCGGGAGATGGCCGAGATTGAGCTGCTGGCCGAGTTGCCGGAGTCGATGGACGTGGCGGTCGGATTGGTGGATGTCAAAAATACGTGGGTCGAGCCGGCGGAGTTGGTGGCGGATCGGTTGCGGACGGTTTTGAAGCATGTCGATGCGTCTCGCGTCTCAATCACTCCGGATTGCGGTTTTTCACAAACGGCCAGACATGTGGCGGTGGGCAAGGCGAAGGCGATGGTGGAAGGGGTTCGCCTTGTTCGTCGCGAACTGGGCAAGGATTGA
- a CDS encoding MBL fold metallo-hydrolase — protein sequence MSDLIQPKKKGAELAAEIRETMPEPGTLAVWWLGQSGFLYKSRFGTLVIDPYLSESLTEKYANTEKPHIRMTECPIRGNELPGVDLVLASHKHTDHIDGATLSPLLGANPEAELCVPEALIHHCEKLGLPSKRLVGLDNGWEYERAGFKVRALPSAHMALDIDTSGLCLYLGFVVEVDGLRFYHSGDSVVYDGLVQNLGPGPFDAFFLPINGWDPRRKVAGNMSAEEAVELANVCRPRFLVPHHYDMFTFNTVHISTFQEAAKGLTAGVEPVVRRCGERWEMMT from the coding sequence ATGTCAGACCTGATTCAGCCGAAGAAAAAGGGGGCCGAACTGGCCGCCGAGATCCGGGAAACGATGCCCGAGCCGGGGACGCTGGCCGTCTGGTGGCTTGGGCAAAGCGGGTTTCTGTACAAGTCTCGGTTTGGGACCCTGGTGATCGACCCATACCTGTCCGAGTCGTTGACTGAGAAGTATGCGAACACCGAGAAGCCGCACATCCGGATGACCGAGTGTCCGATCCGAGGGAATGAGCTTCCGGGCGTTGACCTTGTGCTGGCGAGCCACAAGCACACGGATCACATTGACGGCGCGACCCTCTCTCCCTTGCTCGGTGCCAATCCGGAGGCGGAACTCTGCGTCCCTGAAGCGCTCATCCACCACTGTGAGAAGCTGGGACTGCCGAGCAAGCGACTGGTCGGGCTGGACAACGGTTGGGAGTACGAACGGGCTGGGTTCAAGGTGCGTGCCTTACCTTCGGCTCACATGGCATTGGACATCGATACATCGGGACTTTGCCTGTATCTCGGGTTCGTGGTCGAAGTCGACGGGCTGAGGTTTTACCACAGCGGGGATAGCGTGGTTTACGATGGCCTGGTTCAGAACCTCGGGCCGGGGCCGTTCGATGCGTTCTTTCTGCCGATCAACGGCTGGGATCCGCGCCGGAAGGTGGCGGGGAACATGTCGGCCGAGGAGGCGGTCGAACTGGCGAACGTCTGCCGACCGCGGTTTCTGGTGCCTCATCATTACGATATGTTTACATTCAATACTGTTCATATCAGTACGTTTCAAGAGGCGGCGAAGGGGCTGACCGCAGGGGTCGAGCCCGTGGTGAGGCGTTGCGGCGAGCGCTGGGAGATGATGACGTGA
- the xylB gene encoding xylulokinase: protein MSVTLGIDIGTSGTKTLAVRESGEILASASAEYPCSYPKPGWSEQDPSLWWNATIATVREVLAKGHLKPEEISGIGLSGQMHGSVFLDEQGEVVRPALLWNDQRTGAECAEIEAIAGGREALVRMVANRALTGFTAPKLLWVRTHEPKQWDRVRTVLLPKDYIRYKLSGTFATEVSDASGTLLLDVANRKWSDELLAKLDLDRSLLPDCFESFEVSAQVSAKGAETTGLKPGTPIVGGGGDQPAGAVGNGIVRSGAVSATMGTSGVVFCHTDEPGFDPEGRLQRGCHAVPGAWHVMGVVLAAGGALQWFRNELGKAEVLAAKEQGVDPYFLLTDEAATVGPGAEGLFFLPYLTGERTPHFDPHARGGWIGLTVRHGRAHMIRSVMEGATYAMRDSLELIREMGAAITQIRVSGGGARNALWKQIQADIYGQDVCTINASEGPAFGVALLAMVGTGTYSSVAEACDATIQVVETTPVDPSTKGLYDMSYPIYRGLYGDLKGRFTAMDALVRGA from the coding sequence GTGAGCGTCACCTTGGGGATCGATATCGGCACCTCGGGCACGAAGACCCTTGCCGTTCGAGAGTCGGGAGAGATTCTCGCAAGTGCCTCGGCCGAGTATCCGTGCAGCTATCCGAAGCCGGGCTGGTCAGAGCAGGACCCGAGCCTCTGGTGGAACGCGACGATCGCAACCGTCCGCGAGGTCCTGGCGAAGGGACATCTGAAACCTGAGGAGATTTCGGGGATCGGCCTGAGCGGCCAGATGCACGGCTCGGTGTTTCTCGATGAGCAAGGAGAGGTCGTCCGGCCCGCCTTGCTCTGGAACGATCAGCGGACCGGGGCTGAGTGCGCCGAGATCGAGGCAATAGCCGGGGGCCGCGAGGCGCTCGTTCGAATGGTCGCCAACCGGGCCTTAACTGGATTTACCGCGCCGAAGCTCCTGTGGGTTCGGACTCACGAGCCGAAGCAGTGGGATCGGGTTCGCACGGTCTTGCTGCCGAAGGATTACATTCGCTACAAGCTCTCGGGCACGTTTGCCACCGAGGTGAGCGATGCCTCGGGCACCCTTTTACTCGACGTGGCGAACCGGAAGTGGAGCGATGAACTGCTCGCGAAGCTCGACCTCGATCGTTCGCTGCTGCCGGACTGTTTCGAGAGCTTTGAAGTCTCGGCGCAGGTGAGTGCGAAGGGAGCCGAGACCACGGGCTTGAAGCCAGGGACGCCCATCGTTGGGGGCGGGGGCGATCAACCGGCCGGTGCGGTCGGCAACGGGATTGTCCGGTCGGGAGCGGTCTCGGCCACGATGGGGACCTCGGGCGTCGTCTTCTGCCATACGGACGAGCCTGGTTTTGATCCCGAAGGACGTCTTCAGCGCGGTTGCCATGCGGTCCCGGGGGCCTGGCATGTGATGGGTGTGGTGCTGGCGGCTGGCGGGGCCTTGCAGTGGTTCCGCAACGAGTTGGGCAAGGCGGAAGTGCTTGCCGCGAAGGAGCAGGGAGTCGACCCTTACTTCCTCTTAACGGATGAAGCGGCGACTGTTGGCCCCGGCGCGGAGGGCCTCTTCTTCTTGCCTTACCTGACCGGTGAGCGGACGCCCCACTTCGACCCTCACGCCCGGGGGGGGTGGATTGGCCTGACGGTCCGACACGGTCGCGCCCACATGATCCGGTCGGTCATGGAAGGGGCGACCTACGCCATGCGCGACAGCCTGGAACTGATCCGGGAGATGGGGGCGGCGATCACTCAGATCCGTGTCTCGGGCGGAGGCGCCCGCAACGCCCTTTGGAAGCAGATTCAGGCCGATATCTACGGTCAAGACGTATGCACGATCAACGCGAGCGAGGGGCCGGCCTTTGGGGTGGCCTTGCTGGCCATGGTCGGGACAGGAACCTATTCGTCGGTCGCCGAGGCGTGTGACGCAACGATCCAGGTGGTCGAGACGACCCCCGTCGATCCCTCGACGAAGGGGTTATACGACATGTCTTATCCGATTTATCGAGGGCTCTATGGCGATTTGAAGGGTCGCTTCACTGCGATGGATGCCCTGGTCCGGGGTGCCTGA
- a CDS encoding ArnT family glycosyltransferase, which translates to MPRRKPPANPRSRTSTGGSPSPVPSSSMPEAGGSRPILTRSRLILIVGLLLMIQWSLAVISLLGKTPTVDEVVHLPAGVTYWEMGTFRLYPHNPPLIKLIAALPVLQAGPETEPLYREARWGWPDANKAAFAHGFMLLNAPRLFELMAPARLMMPIFAVIGGLVIFDWSRRLWGAWGGLISLTLWTFCPNILAHSQVITTDVGATVIGFSATYAFWHFLKRPNWLFTIVAGLLLGIAQLTKFSLILLYGLWPLLWLVQEVAHGERKGRWRRVSQSVGQGLTMVALSVLVINIGYGFEGTGKKLGDFAFTCKTLTTDRDPPRPLFRNDPTRQGPELKAGVLQFRENRFRGTILESLPVPLPEYYVSGFDDQKLEAEGVPIRAMMFADDWRNASIPPDAISGYPVFLDGELSNESWWYYYLMTLVYKVPEGTWVLMMLTIAVIPMAERSRARAVDESSIWIVPAVVLVVMSFGTNIAIGLRYVLPIFPYLFLGAGRLAPWASGLQRTTRKGAIAVVSAALLATASASLMIHPHYLAYFNWVSGGAKRGSEHLIDSNLDWGQDLNGLHEWLQVNAPGERVGIAYFGQINPEIFNIRAQINDPSIGSARPLDWFLPSVLPGTLPERPEQDAGPPKPGLYAVSTSLMRGLPWRVYAPDRWAPMSARGGAFSYFEPLEPLGHIGYSILLYRIDEADVARMAQRWQSAPVEPGVPPIEPSSD; encoded by the coding sequence ATGCCTCGCCGAAAGCCTCCCGCCAACCCCCGGTCCCGAACATCAACCGGGGGAAGTCCGTCCCCGGTACCGTCGTCTTCAATGCCCGAGGCAGGAGGGTCGCGGCCGATCCTCACGCGGTCGAGGCTCATCCTGATCGTCGGCTTGCTGCTGATGATCCAGTGGTCTTTGGCGGTGATCAGCCTGCTCGGGAAGACACCCACGGTGGATGAGGTCGTTCATCTTCCCGCAGGGGTGACGTACTGGGAGATGGGGACCTTTCGGCTCTACCCGCATAATCCGCCGTTGATCAAGCTGATCGCGGCCCTGCCGGTGCTTCAAGCTGGGCCAGAGACGGAACCACTCTACCGAGAAGCCCGCTGGGGATGGCCCGACGCGAACAAGGCGGCGTTCGCTCATGGCTTCATGCTCCTCAACGCCCCACGACTGTTTGAGCTGATGGCGCCAGCCCGGTTGATGATGCCGATCTTCGCAGTGATCGGTGGGCTGGTGATCTTCGATTGGTCGCGGAGGCTATGGGGGGCATGGGGAGGCCTGATCAGCCTAACTCTCTGGACCTTCTGTCCGAATATTCTGGCGCATTCGCAAGTGATCACCACCGATGTGGGAGCCACAGTCATTGGCTTCTCCGCGACGTATGCGTTCTGGCATTTCTTGAAGCGTCCGAACTGGCTATTCACGATCGTGGCTGGGCTGCTGCTCGGGATCGCACAACTGACAAAGTTCAGCCTGATCTTGCTGTACGGACTCTGGCCGTTGCTCTGGCTGGTTCAGGAAGTGGCACATGGGGAACGCAAGGGGCGATGGCGCCGGGTTAGCCAATCGGTGGGGCAGGGGTTGACCATGGTCGCCTTGAGCGTCCTTGTCATCAACATCGGCTATGGATTTGAAGGGACCGGGAAGAAGCTGGGGGATTTTGCGTTCACCTGCAAGACACTCACGACCGATCGTGACCCACCTCGGCCGCTGTTTCGGAACGATCCGACGCGACAGGGGCCTGAGCTGAAGGCAGGAGTGCTCCAGTTCCGCGAGAATCGGTTCCGGGGAACCATCCTCGAATCGTTGCCGGTGCCGCTTCCTGAGTATTATGTCTCTGGCTTCGACGACCAGAAGCTCGAAGCCGAAGGCGTTCCCATCCGCGCGATGATGTTTGCCGACGACTGGAGAAATGCCTCGATCCCCCCGGATGCCATCTCTGGATACCCCGTCTTCCTCGACGGTGAGCTGAGCAACGAGAGCTGGTGGTACTACTACCTGATGACCCTCGTTTACAAGGTGCCCGAAGGGACGTGGGTGTTGATGATGCTGACGATCGCCGTCATTCCGATGGCGGAGCGGAGTCGGGCCAGGGCAGTGGACGAGTCCAGCATCTGGATCGTCCCGGCGGTGGTCCTGGTGGTGATGAGCTTCGGGACGAACATCGCGATCGGATTAAGGTACGTGTTGCCGATCTTCCCGTATCTCTTTCTCGGGGCCGGACGGCTCGCGCCTTGGGCCTCAGGACTTCAACGAACGACCAGGAAAGGAGCGATCGCGGTCGTGAGTGCCGCACTGCTGGCGACCGCATCGGCGTCCTTAATGATTCACCCGCACTATCTTGCCTATTTCAACTGGGTGTCGGGGGGGGCGAAGCGGGGATCGGAGCATCTGATCGACAGCAATCTCGATTGGGGCCAGGATCTGAATGGCTTGCACGAGTGGCTTCAAGTGAATGCGCCGGGAGAGCGGGTGGGCATCGCCTATTTCGGGCAGATCAACCCAGAGATCTTCAACATTCGGGCCCAGATCAATGATCCGTCGATTGGATCGGCAAGGCCACTGGATTGGTTCCTGCCGTCGGTGCTTCCCGGGACGCTTCCTGAGCGACCAGAGCAGGATGCCGGCCCGCCGAAACCGGGGCTTTATGCCGTCAGCACGTCGTTGATGCGAGGCTTGCCGTGGAGGGTGTATGCGCCTGATCGGTGGGCGCCAATGTCGGCCCGAGGAGGGGCCTTCAGTTACTTCGAGCCGCTTGAGCCGCTTGGCCACATTGGCTACTCAATCTTGCTTTATCGCATTGACGAGGCGGATGTTGCTCGCATGGCCCAACGGTGGCAATCGGCACCGGTTGAGCCGGGCGTACCGCCGATCGAGCCGTCATCCGACTGA
- a CDS encoding TIM barrel protein: MSNGHTHTFPKLHNAAWPGVVGKGGEGNDPPIELDTMLDLTAAAEVDGIKFDGVDLFLFAPHVDIDASDGELNALAEKVRSRNLVIGSVVAPVWPPTGGGPAHDPGEGREKFLTQVRKACVIAKKLKELGVRPYGVVRIDSACSPADWASDPETSQANIAETFKQAAAIARDHGEKLAAEGEICWGGMHSWKTMVDLLERVGEPETVGFQADMAHTLLYTLGENAPEDRILPKDFAWGDRNALDAALKTLTDALRPWTIDFHVAQNDATVFGSGSHDHTGRHCLPNDPNGKLDIPHHAGFWLRDADGNLTKKFEHICWDGCMFPNAVMMQPQTWNDILAKMIAVRDHHGWNA; the protein is encoded by the coding sequence ATGAGCAACGGCCACACCCACACCTTTCCGAAGCTACACAACGCTGCCTGGCCTGGGGTCGTCGGTAAAGGAGGTGAAGGGAACGATCCTCCAATCGAGTTGGACACGATGCTCGACCTGACCGCCGCGGCTGAGGTTGATGGTATCAAGTTCGACGGTGTCGATCTGTTCCTGTTTGCCCCGCACGTGGACATTGACGCGAGCGATGGCGAGCTGAACGCACTGGCCGAGAAGGTTCGCTCGCGAAATCTGGTCATCGGCTCGGTCGTCGCGCCCGTCTGGCCACCGACCGGGGGTGGTCCAGCACACGATCCGGGAGAAGGGCGTGAAAAGTTCCTGACCCAAGTGCGCAAGGCATGTGTAATCGCAAAGAAACTGAAAGAACTGGGCGTCCGTCCGTATGGTGTCGTCCGGATCGACTCGGCATGTTCACCGGCCGACTGGGCATCCGACCCCGAGACGAGTCAGGCGAACATCGCTGAGACGTTCAAACAGGCTGCGGCCATCGCCCGAGACCACGGAGAAAAGCTCGCCGCCGAGGGGGAAATCTGCTGGGGTGGGATGCACTCCTGGAAGACGATGGTCGATCTTCTCGAACGCGTTGGCGAGCCAGAGACAGTCGGCTTCCAGGCCGATATGGCGCACACCTTGCTCTATACGCTGGGCGAGAATGCCCCCGAAGATCGCATTTTGCCCAAGGATTTTGCCTGGGGTGATCGGAACGCGCTCGACGCAGCCCTGAAGACTCTGACAGACGCGCTTCGTCCCTGGACGATCGACTTCCACGTCGCACAGAACGACGCAACCGTCTTCGGCTCCGGCTCTCATGACCACACTGGCCGCCACTGCCTGCCGAACGACCCGAACGGAAAGCTCGATATTCCACACCACGCAGGCTTCTGGCTAAGAGATGCCGACGGCAATCTCACCAAGAAGTTCGAACATATTTGCTGGGACGGCTGCATGTTTCCCAACGCGGTGATGATGCAGCCCCAGACCTGGAACGACATCCTCGCCAAGATGATCGCAGTGCGCGATCATCACGGTTGGAATGCGTGA